In a genomic window of Bradyrhizobium ontarionense:
- a CDS encoding ribbon-helix-helix domain-containing protein, translated as MCRLFINADPQLWETRLRSVRMEGFSTSIRLENLYWGVLQEIAARDHMTLTQLLVKLHGELLEAHGRVDNFASFLRVCCGRYLMLQLAGDIPQDGATPIRGLDADAILARESRRLGRAAPLSSVA; from the coding sequence ATGTGCAGGCTCTTTATCAATGCGGATCCGCAGCTGTGGGAGACCCGGCTGCGCTCGGTGCGGATGGAGGGGTTCTCCACCAGCATCCGGCTCGAGAATCTCTATTGGGGCGTGCTGCAAGAGATCGCGGCGCGCGACCATATGACCCTGACGCAGCTGCTCGTGAAGCTGCATGGCGAGCTGCTGGAGGCCCATGGCCGGGTCGACAATTTCGCCTCTTTCCTGCGGGTGTGCTGCGGCCGCTATCTAATGCTTCAGCTCGCCGGAGACATCCCGCAGGATGGGGCCACGCCGATCCGTGGGCTCGATGCCGACGCGATCCTGGCGCGGGAAAGCCGGCGGCTCGGCAGGGCTGCACCCCTATCGTCGGTGGCCTGA
- a CDS encoding DJ-1/PfpI family protein, with amino-acid sequence MSGKRILMIVGDFGEDYEIMVPFQALLAVGHTVHAVCPDKTAGDSIATSIHDFEGQQTYSEKRGHNFALNATFAEVDPARYDALVIPGGRAPEYLRLNAKVVEIVQHFFAQAKPVAAICHGPQILAGAGVLKGRTCAAYPACKPEVELAGGVYADIPIDGAVTDGNLVSAPAWPAHPAWIAQFLKVLGTSISHSELSKAA; translated from the coding sequence ATGAGCGGCAAGCGCATTCTGATGATCGTCGGCGATTTCGGCGAGGACTATGAGATCATGGTCCCGTTCCAGGCGCTGCTCGCGGTCGGCCACACCGTCCACGCGGTGTGTCCGGACAAGACGGCGGGCGACAGCATCGCTACCTCGATCCACGACTTCGAGGGGCAGCAGACCTACTCCGAGAAGCGCGGCCACAATTTCGCGCTCAACGCGACCTTCGCCGAGGTCGATCCCGCCAGATATGATGCGCTGGTGATCCCCGGCGGGCGCGCCCCGGAGTATCTCCGGCTCAACGCCAAGGTCGTCGAGATCGTGCAGCACTTCTTCGCGCAGGCGAAGCCGGTGGCCGCGATCTGCCACGGCCCGCAGATCCTGGCCGGCGCCGGCGTGCTCAAGGGGCGAACCTGCGCAGCCTATCCGGCCTGCAAGCCCGAGGTCGAACTCGCCGGCGGCGTCTATGCCGACATTCCGATCGACGGTGCCGTGACCGACGGCAACCTGGTCAGCGCCCCGGCCTGGCCGGCGCATCCGGCCTGGATCGCGCAGTTCCTGAAGGTGCTGGGCACGTCGATCAGCCATTCCGAGCTGTCGAAGGCGGCCTGA
- the nusG gene encoding transcription termination/antitermination protein NusG: MATATQSSDKRWYIVHAYSNFEKKVAESIREQAKQRNLEDLFEQVLVPIEKFTEVRRGRKIDAERKFFPGYVLVKMKLTDEAFHLIKNTPKVTGFLGAENKPMPISEGEAMRILNQMQEGVERPKSSVSFEIGENVRVADGPFASFSGVVEEIDEARSRVKVAVSIFGRATPVELEFNQVEKVVG, from the coding sequence ATGGCAACCGCAACGCAATCGTCCGACAAGCGCTGGTACATCGTTCACGCCTATTCGAACTTCGAGAAGAAGGTCGCCGAGTCGATCCGCGAGCAGGCCAAGCAGCGCAATCTCGAGGACCTGTTCGAGCAGGTCCTGGTGCCGATCGAGAAGTTCACCGAGGTGCGTCGCGGCCGCAAGATCGATGCCGAGCGGAAGTTCTTCCCCGGCTACGTGCTGGTGAAGATGAAGCTGACCGACGAGGCGTTTCATCTGATCAAGAACACGCCCAAGGTGACCGGCTTCCTCGGCGCCGAGAACAAGCCGATGCCGATCTCCGAAGGCGAGGCGATGCGCATCCTGAACCAGATGCAGGAAGGCGTGGAGCGGCCGAAATCCTCGGTGTCGTTCGAGATCGGCGAGAACGTCCGCGTGGCCGATGGTCCGTTCGCCTCGTTCTCCGGCGTGGTCGAGGAGATCGACGAGGCGCGCTCGCGCGTCAAGGTCGCGGTGTCGATCTTCGGCCGTGCGACCCCGGTCGAGCTCGAGTTCAACCAGGTCGAGAAGGTCGTCGGCTGA
- the secE gene encoding preprotein translocase subunit SecE, which translates to MATSPFKFLQEVRSETAKVTWPTRREVTITTIMVFVMVALASVFFFAADQIIRYLITLVLGIH; encoded by the coding sequence ATGGCTACCAGCCCGTTCAAATTCCTGCAGGAAGTGCGCTCGGAGACCGCCAAGGTCACCTGGCCGACCCGTCGCGAGGTCACGATCACCACGATCATGGTGTTCGTGATGGTGGCGCTGGCCTCGGTGTTCTTCTTCGCCGCCGATCAGATCATCCGTTATCTCATCACCCTCGTGCTGGGCATTCACTGA
- a CDS encoding invasion associated locus B family protein encodes MRIFSAALVRGGIALALAHLPALVPHASAENKPAQEIKLSYSPWSKACTRDADVDGKQICFTTKTARAVEGEMSVVAVLVEKDGDTRKVLRVVLPLGMQTVHGTRILVDAEKPMQSPYLFCAAEGCVSDYSATPELIDMLKKGKSLVVQAINSNGAPLSFPLPLADLEQVLAAKTLSWKAVDEQQRKMLVALFKIRNDKNLAILKPDLVAMPPWTKFCLKGKDADAKQVCFTGKDARIDSGQPVVAAVVIEPEADPKKLLRLTLPLGMDIATGTRLLIGDDVTMQKPFVICFKNGCMSDYEFTPELLGSLRRGQAMTIQATLNTGRVVSMSLPLRDFNKAYDGAPVDPKAYEAYQKKLQQEMAQRAGAKQQANRNDGTGSEASPPATESKPAPVAALLVPRSPGRRVALVIGNSAYQNVPALPNPGRDAILVADALRRANFQMVTLQNDLNREQLVGALREFARQAESADWAVVYYAGHGMEVAGVNYLVPVDARIGSDRDVSLEAVSIDQVLNSAERAKRLRLVLLDACRDNPFASQMKRTMTVASRSVSRGLAQMEPDPGTLVVFAAKHGETALDGDAANSPFATAFVKNMQVPGVEVRRLFDNVRDDVMDMTERRQQPYTYGSVPGRVDFYFATSK; translated from the coding sequence ATGAGGATTTTTTCTGCGGCGCTCGTGCGGGGCGGCATCGCCCTCGCTCTTGCTCACCTTCCTGCGTTGGTCCCACATGCGTCTGCGGAAAATAAGCCCGCGCAAGAGATCAAGCTCTCCTATTCGCCGTGGTCGAAAGCCTGTACGCGCGATGCCGACGTGGACGGCAAGCAGATCTGCTTCACGACCAAGACCGCGCGGGCCGTCGAGGGCGAAATGTCGGTTGTGGCTGTGCTCGTCGAGAAAGACGGAGACACCCGGAAGGTCTTGAGGGTCGTTCTCCCGCTCGGCATGCAAACCGTTCACGGGACACGGATCCTCGTCGACGCCGAAAAACCGATGCAGAGCCCTTATTTGTTCTGCGCAGCGGAGGGGTGTGTATCGGACTATAGCGCGACCCCTGAACTGATCGACATGCTCAAAAAGGGGAAAAGCCTGGTCGTTCAGGCCATCAATTCGAATGGCGCTCCACTGTCGTTTCCGCTTCCGCTCGCCGATCTCGAACAGGTTCTCGCTGCCAAGACTCTGAGCTGGAAAGCCGTCGACGAGCAGCAAAGGAAAATGCTCGTCGCCTTGTTCAAGATCAGGAACGACAAGAACCTCGCGATTTTGAAGCCCGATCTCGTCGCCATGCCGCCCTGGACCAAGTTCTGTCTGAAAGGCAAGGACGCCGATGCCAAGCAGGTCTGCTTTACGGGCAAGGATGCCAGGATAGACTCTGGACAACCGGTGGTCGCGGCCGTGGTCATCGAGCCGGAAGCCGATCCGAAGAAATTGCTGCGGCTGACACTGCCGCTGGGAATGGACATCGCCACGGGCACCCGCTTGCTGATCGGCGACGACGTGACGATGCAGAAGCCGTTCGTCATCTGCTTCAAGAACGGCTGCATGTCGGATTACGAATTCACGCCGGAGCTGCTCGGGAGCCTCCGGCGTGGGCAGGCCATGACCATTCAGGCGACCCTCAATACCGGTCGGGTGGTTTCCATGAGCCTCCCCTTGCGCGACTTCAACAAGGCATATGACGGGGCTCCGGTCGATCCGAAGGCGTATGAAGCCTATCAGAAGAAGCTGCAGCAGGAGATGGCGCAACGCGCGGGAGCGAAGCAGCAGGCCAACCGCAATGATGGGACAGGTTCTGAGGCTTCGCCCCCGGCCACGGAAAGCAAGCCGGCGCCGGTTGCGGCGTTGCTCGTGCCCCGTTCACCTGGCCGGCGGGTCGCACTGGTGATCGGCAATTCTGCCTATCAGAATGTTCCGGCGCTTCCCAATCCGGGGCGGGACGCGATCCTGGTGGCGGACGCGCTGCGCCGGGCCAATTTTCAGATGGTGACGCTCCAGAATGACCTGAACAGGGAGCAGCTCGTCGGCGCGCTACGGGAGTTCGCAAGACAGGCTGAGTCTGCAGATTGGGCCGTCGTCTACTACGCCGGGCACGGCATGGAGGTGGCCGGCGTCAACTATCTCGTTCCCGTCGATGCCAGGATCGGCAGCGATCGCGACGTCAGCCTCGAAGCGGTCTCGATCGATCAGGTGCTCAACTCTGCGGAACGCGCAAAACGCCTCCGCCTGGTGCTGCTGGATGCCTGTCGCGACAACCCGTTCGCAAGCCAGATGAAGCGAACGATGACCGTGGCCTCGCGGTCCGTCAGCCGCGGGTTGGCGCAGATGGAGCCAGATCCCGGGACCCTGGTCGTTTTTGCCGCGAAACACGGCGAAACCGCACTCGACGGTGATGCGGCAAATTCTCCCTTTGCGACTGCGTTCGTCAAGAACATGCAGGTGCCGGGTGTCGAGGTTCGCCGCCTGTTCGACAACGTACGGGACGATGTGATGGACATGACCGAGCGTCGGCAACAGCCATATACCTATGGCTCGGTGCCGGGGCGGGTCGATTTCTATTTTGCCACGTCCAAGTGA
- a CDS encoding ABC transporter substrate-binding protein: MTLATRKGLMSLAAIGLASLGLTAIPARAQAPLKIGVLSDFSSVYSDIGGQGNLEATKLAIEEFGGSMFGKPIEVISADPQNKADIAASIARKWYENEGVDMIIDMPTSATALAGMEMSKQFEKLMIVTDAASSDITGKACSPYTVHWTYDTYGNAHTVGSAIVKNGGTSWFFITADYLFGHSIERDTGDVVRAAGGTVVGSARHPLNNQDFSSFLLQAQASKAKIIGMANGGGDTINTIKQAAEFGIVAGGQNLAGIVMFISDIHSLGLKLAQGLIITEAYYWDLNDRTRAFGKKFFERMKRMPTMNQAATYSATLHYLNAVKAAGTRDTKPVLAKMRETPVRDAFTDNGVLREDGRMVHSMFLFEVKKPEESKAPWDYYKVLAEVPGDQAFRPLKDGNCPYVKQ; this comes from the coding sequence ATGACTCTTGCCACGCGCAAGGGACTGATGAGCCTTGCGGCCATCGGCCTTGCCAGCCTCGGCCTCACAGCCATTCCCGCTCGAGCCCAGGCCCCGCTCAAGATCGGCGTGCTCAGCGACTTCTCGTCGGTCTATTCGGACATCGGCGGCCAGGGCAATCTCGAGGCGACCAAGCTCGCGATCGAGGAGTTCGGCGGCTCGATGTTCGGCAAGCCGATCGAGGTCATCAGCGCCGATCCGCAGAACAAGGCCGACATCGCCGCCTCGATCGCCCGCAAATGGTACGAGAACGAAGGCGTCGACATGATCATCGACATGCCGACCTCGGCCACCGCGCTCGCCGGCATGGAGATGTCGAAGCAATTCGAGAAGCTGATGATCGTGACGGACGCGGCGAGCTCCGACATCACCGGCAAGGCGTGCTCGCCCTACACCGTGCACTGGACCTACGACACCTACGGCAACGCGCACACCGTCGGCAGCGCCATCGTCAAGAACGGCGGCACCAGCTGGTTCTTCATCACCGCCGACTATCTGTTCGGCCACTCGATCGAGCGCGACACCGGCGACGTCGTGCGCGCCGCCGGGGGCACGGTGGTCGGCAGCGCCCGGCATCCCCTGAACAACCAGGACTTCTCGTCCTTCCTGCTGCAGGCCCAGGCCTCCAAGGCCAAGATCATCGGCATGGCCAACGGCGGTGGCGATACCATCAACACCATCAAGCAGGCGGCCGAGTTCGGCATTGTCGCGGGCGGCCAGAACCTCGCCGGCATCGTGATGTTCATCTCGGACATCCACAGCCTCGGCCTGAAGCTCGCGCAAGGCCTGATCATCACCGAGGCCTATTACTGGGATCTCAACGACCGCACGCGGGCGTTCGGCAAGAAGTTCTTCGAGCGCATGAAGCGGATGCCGACCATGAATCAGGCGGCGACCTACAGCGCCACCCTGCACTATCTCAACGCGGTCAAGGCCGCCGGCACCCGCGACACCAAGCCGGTGCTGGCCAAGATGCGCGAGACCCCGGTGCGCGACGCCTTCACCGACAACGGCGTCCTCCGCGAGGACGGCCGCATGGTGCACTCGATGTTCCTGTTCGAGGTGAAGAAGCCCGAGGAATCGAAGGCGCCGTGGGATTATTACAAGGTGCTGGCGGAGGTGCCGGGCGACCAGGCGTTCCGGCCGCTCAAGGACGGCAACTGTCCTTATGTGAAGCAATAA
- a CDS encoding serine hydrolase domain-containing protein yields MTPPPAAPSVPLAALRSLTPPLPDAKPGSLGLSPVRLQRASDAFKREVDKGTIPGATLLVARRGRIGWFDAIGRQGPGADTPMRPDSIFRIFSMTKPIVSIGIMMLVEDGELLLSDPVAKFIPEFADQKLGIDNGGQLTLVPVAQPMTIQDLLRHTSGIAYEHTGTSPVHQLYQQSRVRSRKITNAEHAAIVAGLPLICQPGAAFNYSRSTDILGRVIEVVSGKPLGAFLGERILKPLGMNETGFFTAEANANRLAEPFASDPWTGEPVSLFNMTEQPVMESGGGGLVSTTMDYARFCQMLLNGGSLDGTRLVGRKTLELMASDHLGPHVEVQGTILSPGHGFGLGFAVRRQAGIAPFPGSAGTFFWSGIAGTFFWIDPKEELFAVFMAQGPGQRDYLRTLVRDVVYAAVE; encoded by the coding sequence ATGACCCCGCCACCCGCCGCACCCAGCGTGCCTCTTGCCGCGCTCCGTTCCCTGACCCCGCCTCTGCCGGACGCCAAGCCCGGCTCGCTCGGCCTGTCGCCGGTCCGGCTGCAGCGGGCCTCCGACGCCTTCAAGCGCGAGGTCGACAAGGGAACCATCCCCGGCGCGACCTTGCTCGTCGCCCGGCGCGGCCGGATCGGCTGGTTCGACGCGATCGGCCGCCAGGGCCCTGGCGCCGACACGCCGATGCGGCCCGACTCGATCTTCCGCATCTTCTCGATGACCAAGCCGATCGTCTCGATCGGGATCATGATGCTGGTCGAGGACGGTGAGCTGCTGCTCAGCGATCCCGTGGCCAAGTTCATCCCGGAATTCGCCGACCAGAAGCTCGGCATCGACAATGGCGGCCAGCTGACGCTGGTGCCGGTCGCGCAGCCGATGACGATCCAGGACCTGCTGCGCCACACCTCCGGGATCGCCTACGAGCACACCGGCACCTCGCCGGTGCACCAGCTCTACCAGCAGTCGCGGGTGCGCAGCCGCAAGATCACCAATGCCGAGCATGCCGCGATCGTGGCCGGCCTGCCGCTGATCTGCCAGCCCGGCGCGGCGTTCAACTATAGCCGCTCCACCGACATCCTCGGTCGGGTCATCGAGGTCGTTTCCGGCAAGCCGCTCGGCGCCTTCCTTGGCGAGCGCATCCTCAAGCCGCTCGGCATGAACGAGACCGGCTTCTTCACGGCCGAGGCCAACGCCAACCGCCTGGCCGAGCCGTTTGCCAGCGATCCCTGGACCGGCGAGCCGGTCAGCCTGTTCAACATGACCGAGCAGCCGGTGATGGAATCCGGCGGCGGCGGGCTGGTGTCCACCACGATGGACTATGCCCGCTTCTGCCAGATGCTGCTCAATGGCGGCAGCCTCGATGGCACGCGGCTGGTCGGCCGCAAGACGCTCGAGCTGATGGCCTCCGATCATCTCGGGCCGCACGTCGAGGTCCAGGGCACGATCCTGTCGCCGGGCCACGGCTTCGGCCTCGGCTTCGCGGTGCGGAGACAGGCCGGGATCGCCCCCTTCCCCGGCTCGGCCGGCACCTTCTTCTGGAGCGGCATCGCCGGCACCTTCTTCTGGATCGACCCGAAGGAGGAGCTGTTCGCGGTGTTCATGGCGCAAGGTCCCGGCCAGCGCGACTACCTGCGCACGCTGGTGCGCGACGTGGTGTATGCGGCGGTGGAGTAA
- a CDS encoding SDR family NAD(P)-dependent oxidoreductase: MTLFDMTGKVAVVTGSTRGIGLAIAERMAEHGAKVVISSRKADVCEAVAKELNDRFGAGTAAAVAANISSKENLQNLVDEANRIYGQIDVLVCNAASNPYYGPLAGISDDQFRKILDNNIVANNWLISMVVPQMIARKDGSVIIVSSIGGLKGSTILGAYAISKAADMQLARNLACEYGPHNIRVNCIAPGLIKTDFAKALWDNPENLKASTARTPLLRIGIPDEIAGAAVFLGSAAGNFMTGQTMVIDGGATIS, translated from the coding sequence ATGACCCTGTTCGACATGACCGGCAAGGTCGCCGTCGTCACCGGCTCGACCCGCGGCATCGGGCTCGCCATCGCCGAGCGCATGGCCGAGCATGGCGCCAAGGTGGTGATCTCATCGCGCAAGGCCGATGTCTGCGAGGCCGTCGCGAAGGAGCTCAACGATCGGTTCGGCGCGGGCACCGCGGCTGCGGTCGCCGCCAACATCTCCAGCAAGGAGAATCTGCAGAATCTCGTCGACGAGGCCAACCGCATCTATGGCCAGATCGACGTGCTGGTCTGCAACGCCGCGTCGAACCCGTATTACGGGCCGCTCGCCGGCATTTCCGATGATCAGTTCCGCAAGATCCTCGACAACAACATCGTCGCCAACAACTGGCTGATCAGCATGGTCGTGCCGCAGATGATCGCGCGCAAGGACGGCTCGGTCATCATCGTGTCATCGATTGGCGGCCTCAAGGGCTCGACCATCCTCGGCGCCTACGCAATCTCCAAGGCCGCGGACATGCAGCTCGCGCGCAACCTCGCCTGCGAATACGGTCCGCACAACATCCGCGTGAACTGCATCGCGCCGGGCCTGATCAAGACCGACTTCGCGAAAGCGCTGTGGGACAATCCGGAGAATTTGAAGGCCTCGACCGCGCGCACGCCGCTGCTCCGCATCGGCATCCCCGACGAGATCGCGGGCGCGGCGGTGTTCCTGGGCTCTGCGGCCGGCAACTTCATGACCGGCCAGACCATGGTGATCGACGGCGGCGCCACGATCAGTTGA
- a CDS encoding histidine phosphatase family protein, with the protein MSDNGNSPSVVTTRWWWVRHAPVRNDGGNIYGQSDIACDTSDRDVFEAVAKILPRGAVWYASNLMRTHQTAEAVWAAGFPRPETMTKEAAFAEQNLGQWQGMNRAAFLASQPAGSNWFAGIDQPAPGGESYMDLYIRVTAAVARITEAEAGRDVVAVGHGGTIKAAVGFALGGLVEKGLAFDIDNCSVTRLDHIVGGETSTWRLPMVNQQPWIADAAHKAMHQPAGPEVTTSKLA; encoded by the coding sequence ATGTCCGATAACGGGAATAGTCCTTCTGTCGTCACCACGCGCTGGTGGTGGGTGCGTCACGCACCGGTGCGCAATGATGGCGGCAACATTTACGGTCAGTCCGACATTGCCTGCGACACCAGCGACCGCGACGTCTTCGAGGCCGTCGCCAAGATCCTGCCGCGCGGCGCGGTCTGGTATGCGAGCAATTTGATGCGCACGCATCAGACCGCCGAGGCGGTCTGGGCCGCCGGCTTTCCGCGGCCCGAGACGATGACCAAGGAAGCCGCCTTTGCCGAGCAGAATCTCGGCCAATGGCAGGGCATGAACCGCGCCGCCTTCCTGGCGAGCCAGCCTGCCGGGAGCAACTGGTTCGCCGGCATCGACCAGCCGGCGCCCGGCGGCGAGAGCTACATGGATCTCTACATCCGCGTGACCGCCGCCGTCGCGCGCATCACGGAGGCGGAAGCGGGCCGCGACGTCGTCGCGGTCGGCCATGGCGGGACGATCAAGGCCGCGGTCGGCTTTGCGCTGGGCGGCCTGGTCGAGAAGGGGCTCGCCTTCGACATCGACAACTGCTCGGTGACGCGGCTCGACCACATCGTGGGCGGCGAGACCAGCACATGGCGGCTGCCGATGGTCAATCAGCAGCCCTGGATCGCCGATGCCGCGCACAAGGCGATGCATCAGCCGGCCGGGCCGGAGGTAACGACGAGCAAGCTGGCGTGA
- a CDS encoding SDR family NAD(P)-dependent oxidoreductase, with translation MGRLEGKSVIITGAGSGIGRAASLLFTKEGARLIAVDRSEGVKETVELVKQQGGIAEAVMADAGSEADVSGFIDRAVATYGRLDVIWANAGISGGLIPIAEQTVEHWQEILRINLIGPFLAIKYAMPHMVRQQRGAIVCTASVAGLKSGASGHPYAASKAGVISLVQTTAYSLSGTGVRINAVCPGLIETGMTKPIFDGAKERGTEGKIGQLNPLKRAGQPHEIAAMALFLASDEASYVNGQAFPVDGGLTASMPYAGKPI, from the coding sequence ATGGGCCGCCTCGAAGGAAAATCCGTCATCATCACCGGCGCCGGCAGCGGTATCGGCCGCGCGGCGTCGCTGTTGTTCACGAAAGAAGGCGCGCGGCTGATCGCAGTCGATCGCAGCGAGGGCGTCAAGGAGACGGTCGAGCTCGTCAAGCAGCAGGGCGGCATCGCGGAGGCTGTGATGGCCGACGCCGGCTCCGAGGCCGACGTGAGCGGCTTCATCGATCGCGCGGTCGCGACCTACGGCCGGCTCGACGTGATCTGGGCCAATGCCGGCATCTCCGGCGGCTTGATACCGATCGCCGAGCAGACCGTCGAGCACTGGCAGGAGATCCTGCGCATCAACTTGATCGGCCCGTTCCTGGCGATCAAATACGCGATGCCGCACATGGTGCGGCAGCAGCGTGGTGCCATCGTCTGCACCGCCTCGGTCGCAGGATTGAAATCCGGCGCGTCGGGCCATCCGTACGCCGCCAGCAAGGCCGGCGTGATCAGCCTGGTGCAGACCACGGCCTATTCGCTGTCCGGCACCGGCGTGCGTATCAACGCGGTCTGTCCCGGCCTGATCGAGACCGGCATGACCAAGCCGATCTTCGACGGCGCCAAGGAGCGCGGCACCGAGGGCAAGATCGGCCAGCTCAATCCCCTGAAGCGCGCCGGCCAGCCGCACGAGATCGCCGCCATGGCCCTGTTCCTCGCCAGCGACGAGGCGTCCTACGTCAACGGCCAGGCCTTCCCGGTCGACGGCGGCCTCACCGCGTCGATGCCGTATGCGGGCAAGCCGATCTAG
- a CDS encoding NIPSNAP family protein, which produces MIHQLRIYEIFEHNKAAFHARFRDHAARIMRTRYGFQIVAMWESRFGDRTEFIYVLEWPDEAAKTAGWAAFMADAEWAEIKRVTHAEHGFMVGQIEDRLLTPVDYSPAWGRSLAAG; this is translated from the coding sequence ATGATCCATCAACTTCGCATCTACGAAATATTCGAGCACAACAAGGCGGCGTTTCATGCCCGCTTCCGCGACCACGCCGCGCGCATCATGCGGACGCGCTACGGTTTTCAGATCGTTGCGATGTGGGAGAGCCGGTTTGGCGACCGCACCGAGTTCATCTATGTGCTGGAATGGCCGGACGAGGCGGCGAAGACGGCAGGGTGGGCGGCTTTCATGGCCGACGCCGAATGGGCCGAGATCAAGCGCGTGACCCATGCCGAGCACGGTTTCATGGTCGGTCAGATCGAGGACCGGCTGCTCACGCCGGTCGATTATTCGCCGGCATGGGGGCGGAGCCTTGCGGCCGGCTGA
- a CDS encoding phosphotransferase family protein, whose translation MADGVRKDEDFSGTKPVEERHRFDEAKLAAWMAEHVEGYQGPLTVAQFKGGQSNPTYRLNTPGRSYVLRRKPFGKLLPSAHAVDREFRVIAALGKQGFPVAKAYALCTDDSVIGAAFYIMSMEEGRVFWDPTLPHVDAPQRRAIFTSKIETLAKLHTYDPATIGLADFGKPGNYFARQVDRWTKQYRASETEHLPEMEKLIEWLPRTLPVQERVSIVHGDYRLDNMIFHATEPRVTAVLDWELSTLGDPMADFTYLLMQWIMPGLDGVDLKALNIPTMEEAAAIYCGVTGVKLPDLNWYFAYNLFRLAGILQGIVGRIRDGTAANDKAIESVKRMVPMTKQAWAYAQKAGAA comes from the coding sequence GTGGCCGACGGCGTGAGAAAAGACGAAGATTTCTCCGGCACCAAGCCGGTCGAGGAGCGGCATCGCTTCGACGAGGCCAAGCTCGCGGCCTGGATGGCGGAGCATGTCGAGGGCTATCAAGGCCCACTCACGGTCGCACAGTTCAAGGGCGGCCAGTCGAACCCGACCTATCGGCTGAACACGCCCGGCCGCTCCTACGTGCTGCGTCGAAAACCGTTCGGCAAGCTGCTGCCGTCGGCGCATGCGGTCGATCGCGAATTCCGCGTCATCGCGGCGCTCGGCAAGCAGGGCTTTCCGGTCGCCAAGGCTTACGCGCTGTGCACTGACGACAGCGTCATCGGCGCCGCCTTCTACATCATGTCGATGGAGGAGGGCCGGGTGTTCTGGGATCCGACCCTGCCGCATGTCGACGCGCCGCAGCGGCGCGCGATCTTCACCAGCAAGATCGAGACGCTGGCGAAGCTGCACACCTATGATCCCGCTACGATCGGCCTCGCCGACTTCGGCAAGCCCGGCAACTATTTCGCCCGCCAGGTCGACCGCTGGACCAAGCAGTACCGGGCGTCCGAGACCGAGCATCTGCCGGAGATGGAGAAGCTGATCGAATGGCTGCCGCGCACTTTGCCGGTGCAGGAGCGCGTCTCGATCGTTCATGGCGACTACCGGCTCGACAACATGATCTTCCATGCGACCGAGCCGCGCGTCACCGCCGTGCTCGACTGGGAGCTGTCGACGCTGGGCGATCCCATGGCCGACTTCACCTATCTCTTGATGCAGTGGATCATGCCCGGGCTCGACGGCGTCGACCTCAAGGCCTTGAACATTCCGACCATGGAGGAGGCGGCCGCGATCTATTGCGGTGTCACGGGTGTCAAGCTGCCCGACCTCAACTGGTACTTCGCCTACAATCTGTTCCGTCTCGCCGGCATTCTGCAGGGCATCGTCGGCCGCATCCGCGACGGCACCGCCGCCAACGACAAGGCGATCGAATCCGTCAAGCGCATGGTGCCGATGACCAAGCAGGCCTGGGCCTACGCGCAGAAGGCGGGGGCGGCGTAA